Below is a genomic region from Catenuloplanes atrovinosus.
ACGGTCCTGGCCGGCGGTCTCACCGGTTTCGGACAATAAAAACTCTGCGCCTGGTCCCGAGGACGGGGACCAAGCGCAGAGTGTACGACTATGAATGCGTTTCAGGCACCGTCGACGGCCAGTTTCAGCCAGAAGCCGAGGCCCACGATGCAAGCGAACCACACGATTCCGACCAGAACGGTATAGCGGTCGAGGTTCTTCTCCGCCACGGACGAACCGGCCAGGCTGGAGGTCACGCCGCCGCCGAACATGCTGGACATGCCGCCACCCTTGCCCCGGTGGAGCAGGATCAGCATGGTCAGAATGGCGCTGGTGATGATCAGCAACACGATCAACGTGTAGGCGAACCAGATCGGCATGATCGGGTCGTTCCTCTCTTCGGGCGGGGCCGTCGACAAGGATAGCGGGCGGTCGAAGTCGCGGTCACGCGGGGCACGCGGAAGGGGGCCCGGTAGTGGGCCCCCTTCTTCGGAACCGCGTCAGCGGGCGACGTGTTCCGGGAAGCGAACGATCTGCACGAACTGCTCGGCGTCGATGCTCGCGCCGCCGACCAGAGCGCCGTCCACGTCCGGCTGCGCCATGATCTGGGCGACGTTGTTCGCCTTGACCGAGCCGCCGTAGAGCACGCGGACCGTGGCCGCGGTCTCCTCGCCGTACTTCTTCGCCAGGCGGGCGCGGATGTCGCCGCACACCTCCTGCGCGTCCTCCGGCGTGGCGGTCTTGCCGGTGCCGATCGCCCAGACCGGCTCGTACGCGATGACGATCTTCTCGACCTCGGCGGCGGTGAAGCCGTCGAGCCCGGCCTCCAGCTGGTCGGCGCAGTGGGCGATGTGCCCGCCGGCCTCGCGCACGTCGAGGCCCTCGCCGATGCAGAGGATCGGGGTCAGGTCGTTGGCCAGCGCGGCCTTCGCCTTCGCGTTGACCAGCGCGTCCGACTCGCCGTGGTACTCACGGCGCTCGGAGTGACCGACCACCACGTAGGTGCAGCCGAGCTTCGCCAGCATGGCACCGGAGATCTCGCCGGTGTACGCGCCGGACTTGTGCGCCGAGATGTCCTGCGCACCGTAGCCGATCAGCAGCTTGTCCCCGTCGACCGCGGTCTGCACGGTGCGGATGTCGGTGAACGGCGGGAGCACCACGGTCTCCACGTCGGTCAGCTGCTTCTCGGTGAGCCCGGCGGCCAGCTTCTGGACGAGAAGGTTCGCCTCGAAGTGGTTGAGGTTCATCTTCCAGTTGCCGGCCATCAGCGGCCGGCGCGACGAGGTCGCCATCACTTCTCCAAAGCGGCGATGCCGGGGAGGGTCTTGCCCTCCAGGTACTCCAGGGAGGCGCCGCCACCGGTGGAGATGTGGCCGAAGGCCGCCTCGTCCAGGCCGAGCGTGCGCACGGCCGCGGCCGAGTCGCCGCCGCCGACCACGGTGAAGCCGTCGACCTTGGTGATGGCCTCGGCGACGCCCCGGGTGCCGGCCGCGAACGGCGCCAGCTCGAAGACGCCCATCGGGCCGTTCCAGAAGACGGTCTTCGCCTTGGCGATCTCGCCGGAGAACAGCGCGACCGACTCGGGCCCGATGTCGAGGCCCAGGCGATCAGCGGGAATCCCGTCAGCGGGAACGACGTCGTGATCGGCGTCAGCGGCGAAGGAGGAGGCCGCCACCACGTCCACCGGCAGCACGATGCGATCGCCGGCACGCGCCAGCAGGTCGCGGCAGGTGTCGACCATCTCGTCCTGGAGCAGCGACTTCCCGACCTCGTGGCCCTGGGCCTTGAGGAACGTGAAGCACATGCCGCCGCCGATGAGCAGCTTGTCCACCTGCGGCAGCAGCGCCTCGATCACGGCCAGCTTGTCGCTGACCTTCGAGCCGCCGAGCACCACCACGTACGGCTTCTCCGGCGAGGTGACCTTCTTCAGCACCTCGACCTCGCGCTGAACCAGCCCGCCCGCGTAGTGCGGGAGCAGGGCCGGCACGTCGTAGACGCTGGCGTGCTTGCGGTGCACCGCACCGAAGCCGTCGCCCACGTAGACGTCCGCGAACGCGGCCAGCTTCGCCGCGAAGGCCTGGCGCGCGGCCTCGTCCTTGCTGGTCTCGCCCTCGTTAAAACGCAGGTTCTCCAGCAGCAGGACGTGCCCGTCCTCCAGCGCGGCGACCGCGGTCTCCGCACCGGGGCCGACCGTGTCCTCCGCGTAGACGACGGCGGAGCCGAGCAGCTCACGGAGCCGCTCCGCGACCGGCGCGAGCGTGAACGCGGGGTCCGGCGCGCCCTTGGGACGGCCGAGGTGGGACATGACGATGACGCGGGCGCCCGCGTCGCGGAGCGCGACGATGGTCGGCAGCACCGCGCGGATGCGGCCGTCGTCGCTGATCACGCGCGGGTCGGAGTCCTTCTCGAACGGGACGTTCAGGTCGGCGCGCACGAGCACGCGCCGACCCGAGACACCCTCGCCGAGCAGGTCGTCGAGAGTCTTCACGGTCGTCGTCCCTTACAGGGAGGCGCCGACGTACTTGACCAGGTCGACGAGGCGGTTCGAGTAGCCCCACTCGTTGTCGTACCAGCCGACGACCTTGACCTGGGTGCCACCGATGACCTTGGTCAGCGGCGCGTCGAAGATGCAGGACGCCGGGTCGGTGACGATGTCGGCGGAGACGATCGGGTCCTCGCTGTAGGACAGGTAGCCCTTGAGCGCGCCCTCGGACGCGGCCTTGACCGCGGCGTTGACCTCCTCGACCGTGGTCTCACGGGAGGCGACGAAGGTCAGGTCGGTGGCGGAGCCGGTCGGGATCGGCACGCGGACCGCGAAGCCGTCCAGCTTGCCCTTGAGCTCCGGCAGGACCAGGCCGATCGCCTTGGCGGCGCCGGTCGAGGTCGGCACCAGGTTCAGCGCGGCGGCGCGGGCGCGACGCAGGTCGCTGTGCGGGCCGTCCTGCAGGTTCTGGTCCTGGGTGTACGCGTGGATCGTGGTCATCAGGCCGTGCTCGATGCCGATCGCGTCGTTGATCGCCTTGGCCATCGGGGCGAGGCAGTTCGTGGTGCAGGACGCGTTCGAGATCACGGTGTGCGACGCCGGGTCGTACTTGTCGTGGTTCACGCCCATGACGACCGTGACGTCCTCGTTCTTCGCCGGAGCGGAGATGATGACCTTCTTCGCGCCGGCCTCGACGTGCGCCTTGGCCTTGGTGGCGTCGGTGAAGAAGCCGGTCGACTCGATGACGATGTCGGCGCCGACGGCGTCCCAGGCGAGCTTGCTCGGGTCGCGCTCGGCGGAGGCGCGGAACGTGTTGCCACCGACGGTGATCTCGGTGTCGGTCGCCTTGACCTCCTGGCCGATGCGGCCCAGGATGCTGTCGTACTTCAGCAGGTGAGCGAGCGTCTTGTTGTCGGTGAGGTCGTTCACCCCGACGATCTGCACGTCGGCACCGGACGC
It encodes:
- the secG gene encoding preprotein translocase subunit SecG; the encoded protein is MPIWFAYTLIVLLIITSAILTMLILLHRGKGGGMSSMFGGGVTSSLAGSSVAEKNLDRYTVLVGIVWFACIVGLGFWLKLAVDGA
- the tpiA gene encoding triose-phosphate isomerase codes for the protein MATSSRRPLMAGNWKMNLNHFEANLLVQKLAAGLTEKQLTDVETVVLPPFTDIRTVQTAVDGDKLLIGYGAQDISAHKSGAYTGEISGAMLAKLGCTYVVVGHSERREYHGESDALVNAKAKAALANDLTPILCIGEGLDVREAGGHIAHCADQLEAGLDGFTAAEVEKIVIAYEPVWAIGTGKTATPEDAQEVCGDIRARLAKKYGEETAATVRVLYGGSVKANNVAQIMAQPDVDGALVGGASIDAEQFVQIVRFPEHVAR
- a CDS encoding phosphoglycerate kinase, whose translation is MKTLDDLLGEGVSGRRVLVRADLNVPFEKDSDPRVISDDGRIRAVLPTIVALRDAGARVIVMSHLGRPKGAPDPAFTLAPVAERLRELLGSAVVYAEDTVGPGAETAVAALEDGHVLLLENLRFNEGETSKDEAARQAFAAKLAAFADVYVGDGFGAVHRKHASVYDVPALLPHYAGGLVQREVEVLKKVTSPEKPYVVVLGGSKVSDKLAVIEALLPQVDKLLIGGGMCFTFLKAQGHEVGKSLLQDEMVDTCRDLLARAGDRIVLPVDVVAASSFAADADHDVVPADGIPADRLGLDIGPESVALFSGEIAKAKTVFWNGPMGVFELAPFAAGTRGVAEAITKVDGFTVVGGGDSAAAVRTLGLDEAAFGHISTGGGASLEYLEGKTLPGIAALEK
- the gap gene encoding type I glyceraldehyde-3-phosphate dehydrogenase — protein: MTIRVGINGFGRIGRNFFRAVLASGADVQIVGVNDLTDNKTLAHLLKYDSILGRIGQEVKATDTEITVGGNTFRASAERDPSKLAWDAVGADIVIESTGFFTDATKAKAHVEAGAKKVIISAPAKNEDVTVVMGVNHDKYDPASHTVISNASCTTNCLAPMAKAINDAIGIEHGLMTTIHAYTQDQNLQDGPHSDLRRARAAALNLVPTSTGAAKAIGLVLPELKGKLDGFAVRVPIPTGSATDLTFVASRETTVEEVNAAVKAASEGALKGYLSYSEDPIVSADIVTDPASCIFDAPLTKVIGGTQVKVVGWYDNEWGYSNRLVDLVKYVGASL